In the Corynebacterium jeikeium genome, CCTCCCGGATCTCGGTGCGCTTGAAAAAGCCCTCGCCGCCCTTAACCTGGTAACCGATTCCGGCCTGTTCCAGCTCGTATTCGTAGTTCGCCGACTGCGAATTGATGCGGTACAGGATCGCGATGTTCGCCGGTTCCACACCCTTGCTGATGAGCGCCTGGATTTCCTTGACCACCGCCACCGCCTCGGCGGGTTCGTCCGGGTATTCGTGGAACTGCGGAAGGGGGCCCGCAGGGCGCTGGCCCTCCAGCTTCAGGCGGGTGCCCGCCACTCGCCCCTTCGCCTTGCCAATGACGTTGTTGGCCAGGTCCACGACCTGCGGGGTGGAGCGATAATCGCGGTACAGGCGCACGGTAGTGGATTCCGGGTATTTGGTGGTGAAGTCCAGCAGATACTCCGGGGTGGCGCCGTTGAAGCTGTAGATCGTCTGGTTGGCGTCCCCCACCACGGTCAGGTCGTCCCGATCGCCCACCCAGGCGTCCAGCACGCGCTGCTGCAGGGGTGTAACGTCCTGGTACTCGTCAACGACGAAGGTGCGGTAGCGGGAGCGAAACTCGTCGGCGATGCCCGTGTTGGATTCGATGGCGGCCGCCATGTGCAGGAGTAGGTCGTCGAAGTCCAACAGCATGCCCTCTGGCGTGGTCTTCATGCTCTCGTACCCCTGAAAGACCTTGACGAATGTCTGGGGATCCACCGGGCAGTCGCGGCGGCGGGGCTCGACATAATGGGGGTAGTCTTCCGCGCTGATCAGGGAGGACTTCGCCCACTCGATCTCCCCGATCAGGTCCGCCAGCATCGCGGTGCTGGTTTCCACTCCTACTGCCCGGGCGGCGCGGGAGACAATGCGGAACTTGTTGTCCAGCAGCGTCCACGGCAGGTCGCCCGCGTAGGCCGGCCAGAAGTACTTCAACTGCCGCATCGCCGCAGCGTGGAAGGTCTTGGCCTGCACCTTCGGGATATTCATCAGAGCCAGGCGCTCGCGCAGTTCCGCGGCGGCGCGGGCGGTGAAGGTGACGGCAAGCACATGGTCGGGGTTGACGAACCCGCCGTCCACGAGGTGGGCGATGCGGTGGGTGATGGTGCGGGTCTTACC is a window encoding:
- a CDS encoding ATP-dependent DNA helicase UvrD2; this encodes MSSLLDGLDPEQARAASAPRGPVSIIAGAGTGKTRTITHRIAHLVDGGFVNPDHVLAVTFTARAAAELRERLALMNIPKVQAKTFHAAAMRQLKYFWPAYAGDLPWTLLDNKFRIVSRAARAVGVETSTAMLADLIGEIEWAKSSLISAEDYPHYVEPRRRDCPVDPQTFVKVFQGYESMKTTPEGMLLDFDDLLLHMAAAIESNTGIADEFRSRYRTFVVDEYQDVTPLQQRVLDAWVGDRDDLTVVGDANQTIYSFNGATPEYLLDFTTKYPESTTVRLYRDYRSTPQVVDLANNVIGKAKGRVAGTRLKLEGQRPAGPLPQFHEYPDEPAEAVAVVKEIQALISKGVEPANIAILYRINSQSANYEYELEQAGIGYQVKGGEGFFKRTEIREGMNAIIAAAKKYDPAPEDVPDAVRAALVPVGLTSAEPSGSQERARWQSLQALFDLVKEITSSAAEPLSMPGVVALLKERMSAKNPPKFQGVTLASIHAAKGLEWDAVFLVGLNEGTLPIRHALKGAGSEEAIEEERRLFYVGITRAREHLHLSWSLARQEGSKANRHRTRFLDGLVPQEEAAAAQRHSGSGNSRERLGAPKNACAVCGARLGSPELKILGRCGQHAPETDHLLLAELRDWRTAQAKDKAVPAYVIFTDATLRAIAEKLPTTSDQLLAVPGIGPVKVQEFGEDVLAIVSNYA